A window from Syntrophorhabdaceae bacterium encodes these proteins:
- the acs gene encoding acetate--CoA ligase, with protein sequence MADTKPVAEESKKFPPSKAFVDQAYVKSREEYEKMWKQSVQDPEVFWGNLAKELEWFKPWLKVNRENFAKGEIEWFIGGKTNISYNCLDAQIKKGKGDKVAILFQGEPEDDVKKLTYKEMLTLVSKFANVLKKKGVRKGDRIAIYLPMIWQLPVAMLACARIGAIHTIVFGGFSAEALRDRILDAGAKVLITANGYWRSGKNVSSKANADTACDLCAKEGHTVDKVVVVKRLDKFDVPMKAGRDVWFEEELAAADISDNCPAEMMDAEDPLFILYTSGSTGKPKGVLHTTGGYMTYVYATFKYIFDYKDKDIFFCTADIGWVTGHSYIVYGPMSNGATSIVFESVPTFPNPDRFWQIVEKFKVTTFYTAPTAIRALMKEGEKWPQGRDLSSLRLLGSVGEPINPEAWLWYHKYVGAEKCPICDTWWQTETGGILITPLPGAWPTIPGYATLPFFGVDARALQSRASADMPAVDAPVNEQGELCIGRSWPGMMRGVFGEPERFFNTYFVQQPGFYFSGDGAIRNEDGYFRLMGRIDDVVNVSGHRMGTAEVEAALNSYTTAVAESAVVGFPHEVKGEDLYAYVILKTGVAGTDALKKELVAHVRKEIGPIASPGKIQFVPGLPTTRSGKIMRRILRKVASGEIDQLGDITTLADPSVVDEIVKGRQ encoded by the coding sequence ATGGCAGATACAAAACCCGTGGCGGAAGAGAGCAAGAAGTTCCCACCGTCAAAAGCATTCGTCGACCAGGCGTACGTAAAGAGCCGCGAAGAATACGAAAAAATGTGGAAACAGTCCGTGCAAGACCCGGAGGTGTTCTGGGGCAACCTGGCTAAAGAGCTCGAATGGTTTAAGCCCTGGCTCAAGGTGAACAGGGAGAACTTCGCCAAAGGCGAAATCGAATGGTTCATCGGCGGCAAGACCAATATCTCTTACAACTGCCTTGATGCTCAGATTAAGAAAGGAAAAGGCGACAAGGTGGCTATTCTTTTCCAGGGTGAGCCCGAGGATGATGTCAAGAAACTTACCTACAAAGAAATGCTGACTCTGGTATCAAAGTTCGCGAACGTGCTCAAGAAAAAGGGCGTACGCAAAGGCGACAGGATTGCCATTTATCTTCCCATGATCTGGCAGCTTCCCGTGGCCATGCTCGCCTGCGCACGTATCGGCGCCATACACACGATCGTTTTCGGCGGTTTCTCGGCCGAAGCGCTCCGTGATAGAATCCTCGATGCAGGCGCCAAGGTGCTCATCACGGCAAACGGTTACTGGCGTTCCGGAAAGAACGTGAGCTCCAAGGCCAATGCCGATACAGCATGTGACCTGTGTGCAAAAGAAGGCCACACCGTGGACAAGGTTGTCGTGGTCAAGAGACTCGACAAGTTTGATGTTCCCATGAAGGCTGGAAGAGACGTATGGTTCGAAGAAGAACTGGCGGCGGCCGATATCAGTGACAACTGCCCTGCCGAAATGATGGATGCGGAAGACCCGTTGTTCATCCTCTATACGTCGGGCTCCACGGGCAAACCCAAAGGCGTGCTCCACACGACCGGCGGATATATGACCTACGTGTACGCAACGTTCAAATACATTTTTGACTACAAAGACAAGGATATCTTCTTCTGCACCGCTGACATCGGATGGGTAACCGGTCATTCTTATATCGTTTACGGACCTATGTCCAACGGCGCTACATCAATCGTATTCGAATCCGTGCCCACGTTCCCCAACCCGGACCGATTCTGGCAGATCGTAGAAAAATTCAAGGTCACAACCTTCTACACAGCGCCGACCGCGATCAGGGCGCTCATGAAAGAGGGAGAGAAATGGCCGCAGGGCAGAGACCTCTCTTCATTGAGGCTTCTCGGCTCCGTGGGTGAGCCCATCAACCCCGAGGCATGGCTCTGGTACCATAAATACGTAGGCGCAGAGAAGTGCCCCATTTGCGATACCTGGTGGCAGACTGAGACCGGCGGTATCCTCATCACTCCGCTTCCGGGCGCATGGCCGACCATTCCCGGGTATGCGACACTTCCGTTCTTTGGAGTTGACGCACGCGCCCTCCAGTCGAGAGCGTCGGCTGATATGCCGGCCGTGGATGCGCCAGTGAATGAGCAAGGCGAGCTCTGCATAGGTCGTTCCTGGCCGGGTATGATGAGAGGGGTCTTCGGGGAACCTGAAAGATTCTTCAATACCTATTTCGTGCAGCAGCCCGGCTTCTACTTCTCTGGCGACGGAGCCATCCGGAACGAAGACGGCTATTTCAGACTCATGGGTCGTATCGACGACGTGGTCAACGTATCCGGTCACCGCATGGGAACCGCAGAGGTTGAAGCCGCACTCAACTCTTACACCACGGCGGTGGCAGAGTCGGCCGTGGTCGGCTTCCCGCATGAGGTAAAAGGCGAAGACCTCTATGCATACGTTATTCTTAAGACGGGCGTGGCAGGGACCGATGCCCTGAAAAAAGAGCTTGTGGCCCACGTGAGGAAAGAGATCGGCCCTATCGCCTCTCCCGGTAAGATCCAGTTTGTGCCAGGGCTGCCCACGACACGTTCGGGCAAGATCATGAGGAGGATCTTAAGGAAGGTTGCATCAGGTGAGATTGATCAGTTGGGCGATATCACGACGCTTGCCGATCCGTCCGTGGTTGACGAGATCGTAAAAGGCAGACAGTAA
- a CDS encoding universal stress protein: MFAPKKILVPTDFSKFSDEALEKALDIARQYQSAVHLLHVIVVTKQCADYYCLDDATMQMIQKKTMEASRDLMEKQVRRVVKSKDIGITSNIVLGVPNEEILKEQKETRADLIVIASRGMSGPPEHILMGAIAEKVLRGARCPVLLV; the protein is encoded by the coding sequence ATGTTCGCACCGAAGAAGATCCTCGTACCCACCGACTTTTCAAAGTTTTCCGATGAGGCGCTGGAAAAGGCCCTCGACATAGCGAGGCAATACCAGTCCGCCGTCCATCTCCTGCACGTCATTGTCGTCACAAAGCAATGCGCCGATTACTATTGCCTTGATGACGCCACCATGCAGATGATCCAGAAGAAAACAATGGAAGCCTCCAGGGACCTTATGGAAAAGCAGGTTCGCAGAGTCGTCAAATCAAAAGACATCGGTATTACGTCGAATATTGTGCTTGGAGTCCCCAATGAGGAGATTCTAAAAGAGCAGAAGGAGACCAGAGCCGATCTTATTGTGATTGCCTCCCGGGGAATGAGCGGCCCCCCGGAGCATATTCTTATGGGTGCCATCGCTGAAAAGGTCTTGAGAGGGGCACGATGCCCGGTTCTGCTCGTTTAA